A region from the Lolium perenne isolate Kyuss_39 chromosome 4, Kyuss_2.0, whole genome shotgun sequence genome encodes:
- the LOC127349208 gene encoding transcription factor ILI3: MSSRRGRITDEEINELISKLQALLPESSRRRTASRSSASKLLKETCGYIKSLHQEVDDLSDRLSELMSTLDDASPQAEIIRSLLR, translated from the exons ATGTCGAGCCGCCGTGGCAGGATCACCGACGAGGAGATCAACGAGCTCATCTCCAAGCTGCAGGCTCTCCTCCCGGAGTCCTCCCGCCGCCGGACCGCGAGCCGG tcgtcggcgtcgaagcTGCTGAAGGAGACGTGCGGCTACATCAAAAGCCTGCACCAGGAGGTGGACGACCTCTCCGACCGGCTGTCGGAGCTCATGTCCACGCTCGACGACGCCAGCCCCCAGGCCGAGATcatccggagcctcctccgctaG